The following proteins are encoded in a genomic region of Magallana gigas chromosome 1, xbMagGiga1.1, whole genome shotgun sequence:
- the LOC117685622 gene encoding uncharacterized protein has product MLSYLWKFRDELPLSIKEYNFSEAQSGKDLCDSRTGTCRLHMLNYVNEGNDILNAKQMKLALESHGGIRNTYISVLDLLAEPQTPVLSGQLKSFQISQHNNFIFQNDGMMAYKAYGLRGKLISAEDMTRISEKLLLKDENLVFSGVKQPDPKPTTIQGVKQQDHFPCIDPDCIKVFRKENQLVQHLSVGQHVYDEQQLDTLEDRSKRLWSAQCSELRLNQQILSSVPVVFEQPTNFCESHGYALKRRKKTSRFSGKVRNYLTALFRNGEETGKKPSPHTASRQMRSETDGEGNRVFSPDEWLSPQQIRSFFGNLCLKKQKVSNIVKGEESAENDEDLQNVISDLVAVERSQVLSSIVSELTLG; this is encoded by the exons ATGCTGTCCTACCTGTGGAAATTCCGTGATGAGCTGCCATTATCTATAAAGGAGTACAATTTTAGCGAAGCTCAATCAGGCAAGGACCTGTGTGACTCTAGGACTGGAACATGCAGACTTCACATGCTGAACTATGTGAATGAAGGTAATGACATCCTCAATGCTAAACAGATGAAGTTGGCACTTGAAAGTCATGGTGGCATCAGAAACACCTACATCTCAGTATTAGATCTCTTAGCTGAACCCCAAACACCAGTGCTTTCTGGACAGCTCAAATCCTTCCAAATATCTCAgcataacaattttatttttcaaaatgatggaATGATGGCATATAAAGCATATGGCCTTAGAGGAAAGCTTATTTCAGCAGAAGATATGACTAGAATTTCAGAAAAGTTGTTATTGAAAGATGAGAACTTG GTCTTCTCTGGAGTGAAACAGCCAGACCCAAAGCCAACTACCATTCAAGGAGTTAAACAACAGGACCATTTTCCTTGCATTGATCCAGACTGCATCAAAGTATTTAGGAAAGAGAACCAACTTGTCCAACACCTTTCTGTCGGTCAGCATGTCTATGATGAACAGCAGTTGGACACCCTTGAGGACAGGAGTAAAAGGCTTTGGTCAGCACAGTGCAGTGAACTTCGACTTAATCAACAAATTCTCTCATCTGTCCCAGTGGTTTTTGAACAACCAACAAATTTCTGTGAAAGCCATGGCTACGCTCTAAAACGAAGAAAAAAGACATCCCGCTTTTCTGGAAAGGTGAGAAATTACCTCACTGCCTTGTTCAGAAATGGAGAAGAGACGGGGAAAAAACCAAGTCCACACACAGCTTCTAGACAAATGCGATCTGAAACAGATGGAGAGGGAAACAGAGTGTTTTCTCCAGATGAATGGCTCTCTCCTCAACAGATTAGAAGCTTCTTTGGAAACTTATGTTTGAAAAAGCAGAAAGTATCCAACATAGTTAAAGGCGAGGAAAGTGCAGAAAATGATGAAGATCTTCAAAATGTAATCAGTGATCTTGTTGCCGTTGAACGTAGCCAAGTATTATCCAGTATTGTCTCTGAACTGACACTTGGTTAA